The Chaetodon trifascialis isolate fChaTrf1 chromosome 16, fChaTrf1.hap1, whole genome shotgun sequence genome includes a region encoding these proteins:
- the stoml3b gene encoding stomatin (EPB72)-like 3b has product MEMEHQMESQKRRGMSNEDLISERTGSLGCVGWFIVILSSIFTIILLPITIWFCLKIVQEYERAVIFRLGRITDRKPKGPGIFFILPCTDSFVKVDLRTISFDIPPQEILTKDSVTVSVDGVVYFKVNDPIASVANVSNADLSTRLLAQTTLRNVLGTKNLSELLSDREGIAHSMQSNLDEATDHWGIKVERVEIKDVKLPHQLQRAMAAEAEAAREARAKVIAAEGEMNASRALKEASLVIAESPSALQLRYLQTLNTVAAEKNSTIIFPLPMDVISHFMRK; this is encoded by the exons ATGGAAATGGAGCACCAAATGGAAAGccagaagagaagaggaatgAGCAATGAAGATTTAATAT ctgaacgAACGGGGTCTTTAGGATGCGTTGGTTGGTTCATTGTCATACTTTCTAGCATCTTCACAATTATCCTCTTACCCATCACCATCTGGTTTTGTCTGAAG ATTGTGCAGGAGTATGAGCGCGCTGTCATCTTCAGACTGGGACGCATTACAGACAGGAAGCCTAAAGGACCAG gaattttctttattttgccaTGCACTGATTCCTTTGTGAAAGTGGATCTTCGAACAATTTCCTTTGACATCCCGCCACAAGAG ATCCTGACCAAGGACTCAGTTACAGTTAGCGTAGATGGAGTGGTGTACTTCAAGGTCAATGACCCTATCGCCTCTGTGGCCAACGTGTCTAATGCTGACTTGTCCACCCGTCTGTTGGCTCAAACAACCCTCAGGAATGTCCTGGGGACCAAGAACCTGTCTGAGCTCCTATCTGACCGTGAGGGCATTGCTCACAGCATGCAG TCTAACCTGGATGAAGCCACTGACCACTGGGGCATCAAGGTGGAGCGTGTGGAGATTAAAGATGTGAAGCTGCcacatcagctgcagagagccaTGGCCGCTGAGGCAGAGGCTGCACGAGAGGCCAGAGCCAAG GTAATTGCAGCAGAAGGTGAGATGAACGCATCTCGTGCCCTGAAAGAAGCGTCCCTCGTGATTGCAGAGTCCCCGTCAGCCCTGCAGCTTCGCTACCTGCAGACTCTCAACACCGTCGCAGCAGAGAAGAACTCCACCATCATCTTCCCCCTGCCCATGGATGTCATATCTCACTTCATGCGGAAGTGA